From a region of the Lentilactobacillus curieae genome:
- a CDS encoding tyrosine-type recombinase/integrase: protein MSTDKPHNTNKGLHINIQPLRTKSAIETAKFFLSRNRHADRDLLLFLFGINTGLRASDIVIRKVGEFRHTKKPYIIEQKTGKQRRLNLTNLSDMIDQYIFGKNDDDWLFPSQKPGYHLTVNGVYRIMDKLGQEMDRDDLGTHTLRKTFGYHYYRKTHDIATLMAIFNHSSQEITKRYIGITEDEIDNSLNDFSIGI, encoded by the coding sequence ATGTCTACTGATAAACCGCACAATACTAACAAGGGTTTACATATTAACATTCAACCACTAAGAACTAAATCAGCAATCGAAACTGCAAAATTTTTCCTATCAAGAAACCGCCATGCAGACCGTGATTTGCTGCTCTTTTTATTCGGTATCAACACAGGTTTACGTGCGTCAGATATTGTTATTCGTAAGGTTGGAGAGTTTAGACACACCAAGAAGCCGTATATTATTGAGCAAAAGACTGGTAAGCAACGCAGGCTTAACTTAACCAACTTGTCAGATATGATTGACCAATATATCTTCGGGAAGAATGATGACGACTGGCTCTTTCCTTCTCAAAAGCCTGGGTATCACCTAACCGTAAATGGTGTATATAGAATTATGGATAAATTAGGCCAAGAAATGGATCGTGATGACCTCGGCACACACACGCTCCGCAAAACGTTTGGCTATCACTACTATCGTAAAACTCATGATATTGCTACGCTAATGGCTATCTTTAACCATAGTTCACAAGAAATCACCAAGAGATATATTGGAATTACCGAAGATGAAATTGATAACTCATTAAACGACTTTAGTATAGGAATATAA
- a CDS encoding helix-turn-helix domain-containing protein, with product MKTKDQPQISDGYWSLIENGKRSIPKADTSRRMAKGLRLDVDILYQAAGYSEVNLMLGNIT from the coding sequence TTGAAAACAAAAGATCAACCTCAAATTTCTGATGGCTACTGGTCGTTGATTGAAAATGGAAAAAGAAGTATTCCAAAAGCAGATACATCGCGTCGAATGGCAAAAGGTCTCCGGCTAGATGTTGATATTTTATATCAAGCAGCTGGTTATTCTGAGGTGAATTTAATGCTAGGAAATATAACATAA
- a CDS encoding D-2-hydroxyacid dehydrogenase has translation MKIVVLDGYALNPGDLDWEPLKKFGDFTLYDRTPVDNADEILKRIGDADIVFDNKTPLTADIIAKAPNLKYIGLLSTGYDVIDLDAAKQNDVVVTNIPTYGTDAVAQHAFALLLEITNQVGVHDRLVHDGKWSTNPDFTFWVKPLVELRGKTIGLIGFGKIGQQVAQIAHAFSMNVIYYNHRPKQAPGDWATQVELDDLFAQADIISLHTPLTPQTSEIINRDNIAKMKDGVIIINTARGGLIEESATADALNNGKIFGLGVDVASYEPIKKDNPLLTAKNAIITPHIAWAPLETRSRLLGIAADNLQAFVDGKPENTVEA, from the coding sequence ATGAAAATCGTTGTGTTAGACGGCTATGCTCTAAATCCAGGTGACCTTGACTGGGAACCCTTAAAAAAGTTTGGTGATTTTACACTGTATGACCGCACTCCCGTTGATAATGCAGATGAAATTTTGAAACGAATTGGCGATGCAGACATTGTGTTTGATAACAAAACGCCACTCACCGCTGATATTATTGCTAAAGCACCCAATCTCAAATACATCGGGCTTCTAAGTACTGGGTATGACGTAATTGATTTGGATGCTGCCAAACAAAATGACGTAGTTGTTACCAACATCCCAACGTACGGAACCGATGCAGTTGCCCAACATGCATTTGCATTGCTATTAGAAATCACAAACCAAGTTGGCGTGCATGATCGTTTGGTTCATGACGGAAAATGGTCAACTAACCCAGATTTCACTTTCTGGGTTAAACCCTTGGTTGAGCTCCGGGGCAAAACCATTGGGTTAATTGGTTTTGGTAAGATTGGTCAACAAGTTGCCCAAATCGCCCATGCATTTTCAATGAATGTTATCTATTACAATCACCGACCAAAGCAAGCACCTGGTGACTGGGCAACACAAGTAGAGTTAGATGATTTATTTGCTCAAGCAGACATCATTAGTCTGCATACTCCACTAACTCCGCAAACCAGTGAAATCATTAACCGAGATAACATCGCTAAAATGAAGGATGGAGTTATTATCATCAATACTGCTCGTGGTGGTTTAATCGAAGAATCCGCTACTGCAGACGCCCTTAACAATGGAAAAATATTCGGTCTTGGTGTCGACGTTGCAAGTTACGAACCAATCAAAAAGGATAACCCATTGCTAACTGCCAAAAATGCAATCATTACTCCCCACATTGCATGGGCACCGCTAGAAACCCGCTCACGTTTGTTGGGAATTGCGGCGGACAATCTCCAGGCGTTTGTTGATGGTAAGCCGGAAAATACAGTTGAAGCATAA
- a CDS encoding GNAT family N-acetyltransferase codes for MAQVYIRAATPNDVPDVMKIIDEAKAFLKSYGSPQWQDGHPNEEMINADIENKIAYVLIVEGHVAGYSALSFTADPNYDGIYDGQWQNNSDKYAVIHRSAISANYRGQHLTNFLFSNLISRTLAEGIHNIRIDTHPMNKPMQHLVGSFGFVKRGKVDVDDQIDPVRDAFELNL; via the coding sequence ATGGCACAAGTATATATTCGCGCAGCAACCCCAAACGACGTTCCTGATGTGATGAAAATTATTGATGAGGCAAAAGCATTTTTGAAATCTTATGGGAGTCCACAGTGGCAGGATGGTCATCCAAATGAGGAGATGATCAACGCCGATATTGAAAATAAAATCGCATATGTGCTGATTGTGGAAGGACATGTTGCTGGGTATTCAGCTCTATCATTTACAGCAGACCCCAACTATGATGGGATTTACGATGGTCAGTGGCAAAATAATTCCGACAAGTATGCAGTTATCCACCGTTCTGCAATTTCAGCTAACTACCGTGGTCAGCACCTAACTAACTTTTTATTTTCAAATTTGATTTCAAGGACGCTGGCTGAAGGAATTCACAATATTAGAATTGATACTCATCCTATGAACAAGCCAATGCAACACTTAGTTGGTTCCTTTGGCTTTGTTAAACGGGGGAAAGTAGATGTCGATGATCAAATTGATCCGGTTAGGGATGCATTTGAACTAAACCTATGA
- a CDS encoding C39 family peptidase, with product MITKSLDVRLITQRPELPTGCEITAVTMMLAYSGATVDKVALAKEMPFSDSDPNEGFVGDPFTDNGDSIYPPALLKLVTKYAGSAVNLSGKSIDQLRDFIDKRQHPVVVWVGEFDGFHTHALVITGINDVVFYNDCWTGERTTMSISRFEEKWKLKDRMALSY from the coding sequence ATGATAACTAAATCACTAGATGTGAGACTAATTACTCAGCGTCCCGAATTGCCGACAGGCTGTGAAATTACGGCAGTGACAATGATGCTTGCGTATTCAGGTGCAACAGTCGATAAGGTTGCTCTGGCCAAAGAAATGCCGTTTAGTGATTCTGACCCTAATGAAGGCTTTGTGGGAGATCCATTCACTGATAATGGTGACAGTATTTACCCACCTGCACTGCTAAAACTTGTGACGAAATATGCTGGTAGTGCTGTGAATCTTTCGGGCAAATCAATTGACCAACTAAGAGATTTTATTGACAAACGGCAACATCCAGTCGTTGTTTGGGTAGGTGAGTTTGATGGCTTTCATACCCATGCCTTAGTAATTACGGGAATTAATGATGTGGTATTTTATAACGACTGTTGGACAGGAGAACGGACGACAATGAGTATTTCCCGCTTTGAAGAGAAGTGGAAGTTGAAGGATAGAATGGCACTTAGTTATTAA
- a CDS encoding GNAT family N-acetyltransferase — translation MNIELKPFRQSDLTDFWQLAFSDDEAEWTKWNGPYFHDKLPTQSDFINHQEKYNYVNNPLKKLIWLNGHMVGMVSANYEDGDLMQWLDVGIVIYDESRWHSGIGKEALRKWISELFELVDLPHIGLTTWSGNIRMMKLAESIGMTKEAQVRQVRYWDSKYWDSVKYGTLRKEWRSN, via the coding sequence ATCAATATCGAACTTAAACCATTTAGACAATCAGACTTAACAGATTTTTGGCAACTTGCTTTCAGTGATGATGAAGCTGAATGGACAAAATGGAATGGTCCATACTTTCATGATAAATTGCCAACCCAGAGTGATTTTATAAACCACCAAGAGAAATACAATTATGTAAATAACCCACTTAAAAAATTAATTTGGCTAAATGGCCACATGGTTGGTATGGTTAGTGCAAATTATGAAGATGGTGACTTAATGCAGTGGTTAGACGTTGGGATTGTCATTTATGACGAAAGCAGATGGCATTCTGGAATTGGTAAAGAGGCTTTAAGAAAATGGATCAGTGAACTGTTTGAGCTAGTCGACTTACCCCATATTGGTCTGACAACTTGGTCAGGTAACATTCGGATGATGAAGCTAGCGGAATCAATTGGAATGACCAAAGAAGCTCAAGTTCGCCAAGTAAGGTATTGGGATAGTAAATATTGGGATTCAGTGAAATATGGAACTTTACGGAAAGAATGGCGCAGTAACTAA
- a CDS encoding helix-turn-helix domain-containing protein — MQIGKKIKFYRTSMGITQTQLAEKINLSRKTVSSWETGRSLPDLQSLVSLSNIFDVPLDNLIKDSQIINDYDCQIKKGNKSDKVRLASYIANIIFLVILHLGFIFNFLHITILISEIGITVSVCLFLLNLQPNNEEKNHSLWSTVEIIIALALLNIFLLPTRVHLTSTFNMHEPYYLFGFTFGALIITTLLVISEAIILIGFPRKHLISPFKKS, encoded by the coding sequence ATGCAGATTGGTAAAAAAATTAAATTTTATAGAACTTCCATGGGCATAACACAAACGCAGCTTGCTGAGAAAATAAATCTGTCCAGAAAGACAGTTTCAAGTTGGGAAACTGGCCGCAGCCTTCCAGACCTTCAAAGTCTTGTTTCTTTGAGTAATATTTTTGATGTCCCTCTCGATAACTTGATTAAAGATAGCCAGATTATTAATGACTATGATTGTCAAATTAAGAAAGGCAACAAATCCGATAAGGTTCGATTAGCTAGCTATATTGCCAACATCATCTTTCTTGTTATCCTTCATTTAGGATTTATTTTCAATTTCTTACACATAACAATCTTAATTTCTGAAATTGGCATAACCGTTAGTGTGTGTTTATTTTTATTAAACCTTCAACCTAATAACGAAGAAAAAAATCATAGCTTATGGTCAACTGTCGAAATAATAATTGCTTTAGCATTGCTGAATATCTTTCTACTTCCCACTAGGGTTCACCTTACTTCGACTTTTAACATGCATGAACCATATTACCTGTTTGGGTTTACATTTGGTGCACTGATAATCACAACACTGTTAGTTATCTCCGAAGCCATAATCTTAATCGGATTTCCAAGAAAGCACCTGATTTCTCCTTTCAAAAAATCATAG
- a CDS encoding biotin transporter BioY, with product MSIKHMMQAALMTAVIIVLGLIPGIPLGFIPVPIVLQNVGILLAGELFGIKRGTISVWLFELLVVLGMPFLSGGNGGFAVFLGPTAGYLIIWLFTPALVGGLIKLTNATNSWWREWLAVWIAGVVVMNVFGASWLAIQNHLSLSAAAITFLTFIPGDTIKSLLAVVVARRLRRVKRLD from the coding sequence ATGTCAATTAAACATATGATGCAAGCCGCATTAATGACTGCGGTAATTATTGTCCTTGGGCTGATCCCCGGGATCCCGCTTGGCTTTATTCCCGTTCCCATCGTTTTGCAAAACGTGGGAATCTTACTTGCCGGTGAACTTTTTGGAATTAAACGCGGAACGATTTCCGTCTGGCTATTCGAATTATTAGTTGTTTTAGGAATGCCGTTCTTATCTGGGGGCAATGGCGGGTTCGCTGTATTTCTTGGCCCAACCGCTGGATATCTTATAATCTGGCTGTTTACCCCCGCATTGGTTGGTGGTTTAATTAAATTAACCAATGCCACTAACAGTTGGTGGCGTGAATGGCTAGCTGTGTGGATTGCTGGTGTGGTCGTCATGAATGTATTTGGAGCAAGTTGGTTAGCAATTCAAAATCATTTAAGCTTGTCAGCGGCCGCAATAACATTTTTAACTTTCATCCCTGGGGATACGATCAAGTCATTGTTAGCAGTGGTTGTGGCGAGAAGATTGAGAAGAGTAAAAAGGTTGGATTAA
- a CDS encoding glycoside hydrolase family 3 protein has product MKLKKWLPLLLIGLLAGCAAKKSAQPKPKPKPKAPVVLTTKQKINQQVAKMTLDEKIGQLFVTEVPNDSAQVKQDIQKYHLGGILLMGNNFVGNRDSFKKRLVGYQRVAKVPLMIATDQEGGTVSRLSSNSKISGRSSYPSPQESFNKGGMKAVLASYRGQARNLKSLGINWNFAPVADVSKHPDSFIYNRTLGKGYVKTARYISKVVPEIQAQGVAASVKHFPGYGAAADTHTGSASVDRSLTEFKRSDFIPFRSGIRSGADSVMVTHIILKKVDPRRPASLSKKVIDILRNDLKYDGVIVSDSLQMGAVSDYAAKYHVSRDVAAFKAGNDVLLSSDYQIGIPKIKRAVEKHEISETQLNKSVARILMMKHKVGLSVVDKGK; this is encoded by the coding sequence ATGAAGTTGAAGAAATGGTTACCATTGTTGTTGATTGGTTTGTTGGCAGGGTGTGCTGCGAAAAAAAGTGCTCAGCCGAAACCCAAACCAAAACCTAAGGCACCGGTGGTATTAACGACGAAGCAAAAAATTAACCAACAAGTAGCTAAGATGACCTTAGACGAAAAAATTGGGCAGCTGTTTGTAACGGAAGTACCAAACGATTCTGCTCAGGTTAAACAAGATATTCAAAAATACCATCTTGGGGGAATCTTGTTGATGGGGAATAACTTTGTTGGCAATCGGGATTCGTTTAAAAAACGGTTAGTAGGGTATCAGCGAGTCGCAAAGGTACCGTTGATGATTGCGACTGATCAGGAAGGTGGTACGGTTTCTCGGTTGAGCAGTAATTCCAAGATTTCTGGCAGGTCTAGTTACCCGTCTCCCCAAGAGTCGTTTAATAAAGGTGGTATGAAGGCAGTTCTTGCCAGCTATCGTGGCCAAGCTCGCAACTTGAAGTCACTTGGGATCAACTGGAACTTTGCCCCAGTGGCTGATGTTTCTAAACATCCTGATAGTTTTATCTATAACCGAACTCTGGGTAAGGGATACGTTAAGACGGCCAGATACATTAGTAAGGTTGTCCCAGAAATTCAGGCTCAAGGAGTTGCAGCATCTGTCAAACATTTTCCAGGTTATGGGGCAGCAGCTGATACCCACACCGGCTCAGCATCGGTTGATAGGAGCCTGACGGAATTTAAACGGAGTGATTTTATTCCATTTAGGTCTGGAATCAGGAGTGGCGCGGACTCCGTGATGGTTACCCACATTATATTGAAAAAAGTGGATCCAAGAAGACCGGCTTCTCTCTCTAAAAAGGTAATTGATATTTTGCGAAATGACCTCAAATACGATGGGGTAATTGTGTCAGATAGCCTTCAGATGGGGGCGGTCAGTGATTATGCGGCCAAGTATCACGTTTCTCGAGACGTGGCGGCGTTCAAAGCGGGCAATGATGTCCTCCTTTCAAGCGACTATCAAATTGGAATTCCAAAGATTAAACGAGCTGTTGAAAAACATGAGATTTCTGAAACCCAGTTAAACAAGTCAGTTGCTAGGATTTTGATGATGAAGCACAAGGTTGGATTGAGTGTGGTTGATAAGGGTAAGTAG
- a CDS encoding alpha/beta hydrolase: MSKNTKNRLMSMGLLVASSTCFMLASQNPASADDQTEPKQAVVVTNNQQQTDTQNTNESVTVPTADQSSESDNATQTESDSPQTADSSAESATPTVSEPDSENSSATAEPATTTDSTTTTDAATKTDTTVSDSTDQPTSADSTPTTETSTTDNSEPGTAVTTTGEVSAQADTTASGVQAIPNAQTDQNKDGNSYTDLTVDNVNNSTDPALHPKGGLIYNAITDVTSFAAASVLYPLFASKFGSQLTSKFRTLLSPDRYDIDQTWKYLSSEYDSTATKEFYTAAKTWWETEAPKQDLAIPFADGSGTARGTYVAKKGSNKTVIYGQGWTTEPSWMGYISKVFYDMGYNVLMVYTEGQSSSDGNFINFGAKDKNDWVNWVNRVNEINGKDGEVILYGQSLGADLALEAAGTNEMPSNVKAVIADCGYSTIPSLLYSQYSGIGQKFDDLASKFGIKNNGNIPFLPFNKLLNSLNFWQKTFTGTSFDEASGLTAVQNSKLPTLFISTKDDTFIPDNQTETLYNLSASENKQLWILGGTVGGHASANNDVVDYMAHIEQFLKTVDSQNQNTDIKDKVLSV; the protein is encoded by the coding sequence ATGAGCAAGAATACCAAGAACCGCTTAATGTCGATGGGACTTTTAGTTGCATCATCGACATGCTTTATGCTGGCTAGCCAAAATCCGGCTTCAGCCGATGACCAAACTGAACCTAAACAAGCAGTGGTTGTTACCAACAATCAACAACAAACTGATACACAAAATACCAACGAATCAGTAACCGTTCCAACTGCCGACCAATCATCAGAATCCGATAATGCAACTCAAACTGAGTCAGACAGTCCACAAACAGCAGATTCAAGTGCTGAATCAGCAACCCCAACTGTTAGTGAACCCGACTCAGAAAACTCCAGTGCAACTGCTGAACCTGCAACTACAACAGACTCAACCACTACAACTGACGCTGCCACTAAAACCGACACCACAGTTTCTGATTCAACTGATCAACCTACTAGTGCAGATTCAACTCCCACAACTGAAACTAGCACCACTGATAACAGCGAGCCAGGCACAGCAGTAACCACTACTGGCGAAGTTAGCGCTCAAGCTGACACCACCGCTTCAGGGGTTCAGGCAATCCCTAATGCTCAAACCGACCAAAACAAGGACGGCAATTCATACACCGATTTGACCGTTGACAATGTAAATAATTCAACGGACCCAGCCCTACATCCAAAGGGTGGCCTGATCTACAACGCCATAACTGACGTGACTAGTTTCGCAGCAGCTTCAGTGCTCTACCCATTATTTGCTTCAAAATTCGGCTCACAACTAACTTCAAAGTTCAGAACCTTGCTGTCACCAGATCGGTATGATATTGACCAAACTTGGAAGTATCTAAGCAGTGAGTATGACTCAACGGCAACTAAGGAATTTTACACTGCCGCTAAAACTTGGTGGGAAACTGAAGCCCCTAAGCAAGATTTAGCGATTCCATTCGCTGATGGTTCCGGGACAGCCCGGGGAACTTATGTTGCCAAAAAAGGATCAAACAAAACCGTAATTTACGGTCAAGGTTGGACAACCGAACCCAGTTGGATGGGGTACATTTCAAAGGTATTCTATGATATGGGATACAACGTACTGATGGTCTACACTGAAGGGCAAAGTTCTTCAGATGGAAACTTCATCAACTTCGGTGCCAAAGACAAAAATGACTGGGTCAACTGGGTTAACAGAGTAAATGAAATAAATGGTAAAGATGGCGAAGTTATTCTATATGGCCAATCTCTTGGAGCAGATCTTGCCCTCGAAGCCGCTGGTACCAACGAAATGCCAAGTAACGTAAAGGCAGTGATCGCTGATTGTGGTTACTCAACCATTCCATCATTACTTTATTCACAATACTCAGGAATTGGCCAAAAGTTCGATGACCTAGCCAGCAAGTTTGGGATTAAAAACAATGGCAATATTCCATTCTTACCATTTAACAAACTACTAAACAGTCTTAACTTCTGGCAAAAGACGTTTACTGGAACTAGTTTTGATGAAGCATCTGGACTAACTGCTGTGCAAAACAGTAAGTTGCCTACCCTATTCATCTCAACAAAAGACGATACCTTCATTCCAGACAACCAAACTGAAACACTCTATAACCTGAGCGCTTCAGAAAACAAGCAACTCTGGATTTTAGGTGGCACAGTTGGTGGCCACGCTTCTGCCAATAACGATGTGGTGGATTACATGGCACACATTGAACAGTTCTTAAAAACAGTTGATAGTCAAAACCAAAATACGGATATTAAGGACAAAGTACTTAGTGTTTAA
- a CDS encoding LysM peptidoglycan-binding domain-containing protein, with the protein MKKLVTTILATTAAALGLFLAGSTSADASTNYTVKSGDSVWAISQQFGSTIDAIENANSIQNHLILPGQTLVIPDGTTTVATAQPAAQQTTQSYNQQAATQTYSQPAASTQTASNNQTSSYNQNASYNKSANTNSQAASTSSNSGSSYTGGNSTKSYVLSQMASRTGVSASTWNYIINRESNWQPTVRNSSSGAYGLFQNMHISGGSVQDQVNAAVSLYKQQGMGAWSM; encoded by the coding sequence TTGAAAAAATTAGTTACTACAATTCTTGCTACTACTGCCGCAGCACTTGGTTTGTTCCTCGCAGGTTCAACTAGTGCAGACGCATCTACTAACTACACCGTTAAATCTGGTGATTCAGTTTGGGCCATCTCACAACAATTTGGTTCAACAATCGATGCAATCGAAAATGCTAACAGCATTCAAAACCACTTGATCTTACCTGGTCAAACTTTGGTTATCCCTGATGGAACTACTACTGTTGCAACTGCACAACCTGCAGCTCAACAAACTACACAAAGCTACAACCAACAAGCAGCTACCCAAACTTACAGCCAACCAGCTGCAAGCACTCAAACTGCTTCAAACAACCAAACTTCATCATATAACCAAAATGCATCATACAACAAATCAGCAAACACTAACTCACAAGCTGCATCAACTAGCTCAAACTCAGGTTCAAGCTACACTGGTGGTAACAGCACTAAGAGCTATGTTCTGAGCCAAATGGCATCAAGAACTGGTGTATCTGCATCAACTTGGAACTACATCATTAACCGTGAATCAAACTGGCAACCAACAGTTCGTAACAGTTCATCTGGTGCCTACGGTTTATTCCAAAACATGCACATCAGTGGCGGTTCAGTCCAAGACCAAGTTAACGCTGCCGTAAGTCTTTACAAGCAACAAGGTATGGGCGCCTGGTCAATGTAA
- a CDS encoding ABC transporter ATP-binding protein yields MTDNILQVDGLNKYFGRKHVLKDVSFTVKPGRIVGLVGPNGAGKSTIMKAILGLFNYNSGKISIDGSPVSPTSHKVLKKVGALIEYPGIYPFLTGVQHLRLFSSDEITTKQINELVAKLKMDKYIDRKAKSYSLGMKQKLGIALALVNHPEFVILDEPMNGLDPQANMDLRNIISDLAAQGTTFLISSHILSELEKLVDDLVVIDQGEIVYTESMAALESGGEQIIRISTSDNQKAKQVFGAAGYVLSESPADDQTIGVIETEDASLNNVLKLVIDNELTILDVSREHHDLESSLLNLLKNDKVSKEAAK; encoded by the coding sequence ATGACAGATAATATACTGCAGGTTGACGGCCTGAATAAATACTTTGGCAGAAAACACGTGCTAAAAGACGTTTCGTTCACAGTTAAACCTGGCCGGATCGTTGGACTTGTCGGGCCAAACGGTGCAGGTAAATCTACAATTATGAAAGCAATTCTCGGATTGTTTAACTATAATAGTGGGAAAATTTCAATTGATGGGTCACCCGTGTCGCCAACTAGCCACAAGGTTTTGAAAAAAGTTGGTGCTTTGATCGAATATCCAGGAATCTACCCATTCTTAACGGGTGTGCAACATTTAAGGTTGTTTAGCTCTGATGAGATAACGACGAAGCAAATCAATGAGTTAGTCGCTAAGTTGAAAATGGATAAATACATTGATAGGAAAGCTAAGAGTTATTCATTAGGAATGAAGCAGAAGTTGGGGATTGCCTTAGCACTTGTTAATCATCCAGAATTTGTAATTTTGGACGAGCCGATGAACGGGCTTGATCCTCAGGCTAATATGGATCTCCGAAACATTATTTCTGATTTGGCAGCTCAAGGAACCACATTTTTGATTTCTAGTCACATTTTAAGTGAGTTGGAAAAACTGGTTGATGATCTTGTGGTGATTGACCAAGGAGAAATTGTGTACACCGAAAGTATGGCTGCCCTTGAATCTGGCGGCGAGCAAATTATTCGGATCAGTACCTCAGATAATCAGAAAGCCAAGCAAGTATTTGGGGCAGCCGGCTATGTACTGAGCGAAAGCCCAGCTGATGATCAAACTATCGGAGTAATCGAAACTGAGGACGCTTCATTAAACAATGTTTTGAAACTGGTGATTGATAATGAACTGACAATTTTAGATGTTTCCAGAGAGCATCACGATTTAGAATCTTCATTATTAAATCTGTTGAAAAATGACAAGGTTTCAAAGGAGGCGGCCAAATGA